Within Burkholderia diffusa, the genomic segment TGTCGTCGCCCGGTAATCGTTGCCCCACATCCAGGACCGTGGACGGGTCAGCAGCGGATCGGTCAGGCCATCCGGAAAACCGCGTGTTTCGGCATTGGATGCAACTGAAACAAACATCAGGCCGCAGATCCACGGACACACGGGAACTTTCAAACTCCTAGCGCTCACGCAGGCTCTCCCGTGCGTGCTGCAGTAAAGGCGACAGCACATATTCGATCACGCGCCGCGTACCGGTTCTGATCTCGGCACTGCCCGTCATGCCCGGCGACAGTGCGATCTCGCGACCATCTACTACCATCGCCGAACGATCAAGTACGATCCTGATCGAATAGACGAGTCCCTTCTTGTCGTCGTCTATCGCATCGCGCGAGACATGACTGACGGTCGCCGACAACGTCCCGTATTTCGTGTACTCGAATGCGTCGATCTTCACGCTGGCGGCCTGCCCCTCCTTGACGAAGCCGATATCCCGATTGTCGACGAATGCTTCCATTTCTACCGCCCCCTCCCGCGGCACGATCTGCATCAGCGGCTGCGCAGCCGGCACCGCCGTCCCGATGGTATGGACGGCGAGTTGCTGGACGGTTCCATCGATCGGGGCGCTCAGGCGCAGCAGTTCGCCGTGTGCCTCCGCACGCCGCATGTCGCCCGACGACGCATCGACAATACGCTGCGCGTCGTTCAGCGCATCCTGGGCATTCCTTCGCGTCTCTGCCACGAGCGCCGCACGTTGGTGACGAGAATCTGCAAGCTGCCCCGCCGTATCGATGCGCTGCTGCTCGGCCTCGATCCACGCATGTTCCGCAACGTCACCGGTCTTCATCAACCTCGCGTAATCGTCCGCACGACGCGCCGCAAGCGGAACGGCCTGACCGTATCGGAGAATTTCGCTGTCGAGACGGTCCCGTCGCGCAACGAAATCGCGCCATTGATCCAGCAGGTGCCGCTCGACCTCGCGCCGTCGCTCGGGCGAAACGTTCTCCACATCCGCCAGTCGAGGCTTCCGCCCGGTATCGATCGCGTCGATCAACGCCCGTGCACGCTCTGCTTGCAGCACCGCATTCAGCCGGTCGCCGTCCGCTCGTTGACGTTCAGCGTCAATTACGCGCGTATCGAGATCGATCAGCGCATCGCCAGTCTTCACGATCTGCCCGTCGCGCACGTGCAGCGCTCGCACGCTTGCAACTTCGACCGCCGCCAATGTCTTGGTCCGGGAGGATGGAATGATCTTGCCGCCGGCGTCGACGACAATGTCGATTTTTCCGAAATACGACCAGACGATCGCCGTCATCACGAGCAGGATGAGAATGCGCGCGACCCACCGGCCTGCCGGCGAGACAGGCGCCGCCTGGAGAGACAGTGCTGCCGGGAGAAACTCGGCCTCGTTTGCGTTGAATGCCGGCAGCGTCATCCGATGGCGCCGCTTCCAGCAGTGACGCCAGACATCGCGATAACGCCCAACAAGTTCACGCCAGGCCTCTGCCTGTTGTCGCACGCTCATGCCCGAGACTCCGCTACGCCGCAACCACCCTGTTGCAGCGAATACAGATGCGCGTAGATGCCGTCCTGTATGCGCCGCAGTGTGTCGTGCGTGCCGCTTTCCACGATCTGTCCGCGGTCCATCACGAGAATCCGGTCGGCATCGCGCACCGCCGAAAGCCGATGCGCAATGATCAGCACCGTGCGCCGCGCGCAGATGTCCCGCATGTTGGCCTGTATGACGGCTTCGGATTCGTAGTCGAGCGCGCTCGTCGCCTCGTCGAATATCAGGATGCGTGGATCAGTCATCAATGCGCGGGCAATGGCGATGCGCTGCCGCTGGCCGCCCGAGAGCCCGGTGCCATGCTCGCCAACGAGCGTGTCGTAACCCTCAGGAAGCTCGCAGATGAACTCGTGTGCGCCGGCCAGCCTTGCTGCGTCAATCACCGCGTCCATCGACGCAGTGGGTCGGGCCAGCGCGATGTTGTCCCGCACCGAACGATTGAACAGCGTGTTTTCCTGCAGAACAACGCCAATCTGCTGTCGCAGACTTGCCGTATCGATCACGGCAATATCGTGCCCGTCGATCAGAACTCGCCCACGATCGGGCACGTAGAGCCGCTGCGCGAGTTTGGTTAGCGTGCTTTTGCCGGATCCGGAGCGGCCCACGATTCCTACCACTTCACCCGCCGTGATCTTGACGGAGATCTGCCGGATGACATCGCTCGCATCTGGCCGGTAGCGAAACGATACCTGGTCGAATTCGATCGCGCCGTGAAGACGGGGTACTCGCGTCTTTTTAGCCGCGGTTTCAGGCGCCGTGTTCAGGATGTCCCCGAGGCGACCCATCGAAATCCCTACCTGTTGAAAGTCGTTCCACAGCTGCGCAAGACGCAGTATCGGACTGGATACCTGCCCGGCCAGCATGTTGAACGCGACGAGTTCGCCAACAGTCAACTTGCCGTCGATTACCAGCGTGGCGCCCAGCCACATGATCGCCGCGGTCACCAGCTTGCTGATCAACGTCACGCCACCGCTTGCAATCGTCGCCACGTTGGTCGCCGAAAGCCCCGCACTCACATATGCGGCCAATTGACGGTCCCATTGGTCCGTCCAGCGTGGTTCGATTGCCATCGCCTTGACCGTATCGATCCCGCTGATGGTTTCAACGAGGAACGACTGATTCTCGGCGCCCTTATTGAATTTCTCGTTCAGGCGCCGCCGAACAATCGGCGTAAAAACAACGGACAACAGCACGTAAAGCGGAATTGAAACAACGACGATCAACGTAAGCCACGCACTGTACCAGAGCAT encodes:
- a CDS encoding type I secretion system permease/ATPase is translated as MDSSNFQPPASSLTQDVDTGLAVVLTMASLHGIAADEAALRHEFGFGRFDTQTILRAARSLGMTARAVQQNLERLDRAPLPAVARMKGEGGYFVVAQYQAGDATRAPRTLVQFTGDAPTVLPRERLLEIWTGELIYFTSKSSIAGTLARFDFSWFIPAIVTYRKLLGEVLAISLVLQFIALATPLFFQVVMDKVLVNHAMKTLNVIAVGLICATLFEAALSGIRTWVFAHTSCKIDVELGARLFRHLLALPLAWFQARRVGDSVARIRELENIRAFLTGNAVTLVMDLAFSFVFLGVMLWYSAWLTLIVVVSIPLYVLLSVVFTPIVRRRLNEKFNKGAENQSFLVETISGIDTVKAMAIEPRWTDQWDRQLAAYVSAGLSATNVATIASGGVTLISKLVTAAIMWLGATLVIDGKLTVGELVAFNMLAGQVSSPILRLAQLWNDFQQVGISMGRLGDILNTAPETAAKKTRVPRLHGAIEFDQVSFRYRPDASDVIRQISVKITAGEVVGIVGRSGSGKSTLTKLAQRLYVPDRGRVLIDGHDIAVIDTASLRQQIGVVLQENTLFNRSVRDNIALARPTASMDAVIDAARLAGAHEFICELPEGYDTLVGEHGTGLSGGQRQRIAIARALMTDPRILIFDEATSALDYESEAVIQANMRDICARRTVLIIAHRLSAVRDADRILVMDRGQIVESGTHDTLRRIQDGIYAHLYSLQQGGCGVAESRA
- a CDS encoding HlyD family type I secretion periplasmic adaptor subunit; its protein translation is MSVRQQAEAWRELVGRYRDVWRHCWKRRHRMTLPAFNANEAEFLPAALSLQAAPVSPAGRWVARILILLVMTAIVWSYFGKIDIVVDAGGKIIPSSRTKTLAAVEVASVRALHVRDGQIVKTGDALIDLDTRVIDAERQRADGDRLNAVLQAERARALIDAIDTGRKPRLADVENVSPERRREVERHLLDQWRDFVARRDRLDSEILRYGQAVPLAARRADDYARLMKTGDVAEHAWIEAEQQRIDTAGQLADSRHQRAALVAETRRNAQDALNDAQRIVDASSGDMRRAEAHGELLRLSAPIDGTVQQLAVHTIGTAVPAAQPLMQIVPREGAVEMEAFVDNRDIGFVKEGQAASVKIDAFEYTKYGTLSATVSHVSRDAIDDDKKGLVYSIRIVLDRSAMVVDGREIALSPGMTGSAEIRTGTRRVIEYVLSPLLQHARESLRER